The genomic interval ATCGCCAAACAACGCCACGGCGCCACCGGCGACGTCGAGGTCTACTTTGACGGCGCGACCACCAAGTACACGGATCTGGAGACCCGTTATTCACCTGACGACGGACCACATTGAGCGCGCTGCCACCGAACTGATTATCGACCTGGATGCGCTGGCCGCCAATTGGCGCCAGTTGAGCGAGCGTGTGGCGCCTGGCCTGTGCGCCGGCATGGTCAAGGCGAACGCTTACGGGTTGGGCCTGAACCGTGTCGCGCCGGCGCTCTATGAGGCCGGCTGCCGCCATTTCTTCACCGCCAATACGTTCGGCGCCATGAAGCTGAAGAAGCTGCTGCCGGATTGTCACGCCTTTGTTCTGAATGGGCTCACCGTCGGCACCGACAAGGTCTTTCTGGACAACGACCTGATCCCGGTGCTGAACGATCTCGGCCAAATCGAGCACTGGGCGGCGACGGCGCGCAGCGAAGAACGCAAGCTGAAGGCCATGATCCACCTGGATACCGGCATGGCGCGTCTGGGGCTGCCGCCCTATGAGGTCGACAAGCTGGCTGAGCGCCCTGAGCTCCTGGACGGGATCGACGTTACCTATTACGCCAGCCACCTGGCCTGCGCCGACGAGCACGACCACCCTCTGAACACAGAACAGCTCCACATCTTCCGCGATGCGCTCGCCCGCCTGCCGAAGGCGCCGGCGAGCCTGGCCAACTCCT from Pseudomonadota bacterium carries:
- the alr gene encoding alanine racemase; this encodes MTTDHIERAATELIIDLDALAANWRQLSERVAPGLCAGMVKANAYGLGLNRVAPALYEAGCRHFFTANTFGAMKLKKLLPDCHAFVLNGLTVGTDKVFLDNDLIPVLNDLGQIEHWAATARSEERKLKAMIHLDTGMARLGLPPYEVDKLAERPELLDGIDVTYYASHLACADEHDHPLNTEQLHIFRDALARLPKAPASLANSSGIFLGSEYHFDLARPGYAVYGGNPTPGRENPMQPAVRLHARIIQIREIKAGDPVGYGATYRARQNQRIATIPVGYADGYLRSLSSIGVARVAGREVPLVGRVSMDLVTLDVTDVPEAEAQVGTWVDLIWGPDKLDRLAGYAGTIGYELLTALGGRYPRNYLGGPRQ